One genomic window of Pseudomonadota bacterium includes the following:
- a CDS encoding zeta toxin family protein produces the protein MHQTTLDAILIAGANGSGKTTFARQVLRVRYPTAVFLNADEIQRESAAYSHPVAAGRELVRRLSDLEKGWSSFVVETTLSSRMYARRIPSWASRGFRTSLHFIEVPSADFAVRRVATRVAAGGHSVPEVDVRRRFRTGLVLFASVYRPLVAKWYHWFSDDEGLRLVEQSK, from the coding sequence ATGCACCAGACGACGCTCGACGCGATCCTGATAGCGGGCGCGAACGGCTCCGGAAAGACCACCTTTGCCCGGCAGGTTTTGCGGGTTCGGTATCCGACAGCGGTGTTCCTCAACGCGGACGAGATCCAGCGAGAGAGCGCAGCGTATTCGCATCCTGTCGCGGCAGGGCGTGAGCTGGTTCGGCGGTTGAGCGACCTGGAGAAAGGCTGGAGCTCGTTTGTGGTCGAGACGACGCTTTCATCAAGGATGTACGCGAGGCGTATACCGAGCTGGGCCAGTCGAGGTTTTCGCACGAGTCTCCACTTCATCGAAGTACCCTCAGCCGATTTCGCGGTCAGGCGTGTCGCCACGCGCGTAGCCGCGGGCGGTCACTCGGTGCCTGAAGTCGACGTGCGACGCCGATTCCGAACCGGACTGGTTCTTTTTGCGAGCGTCTACAGGCCGCTCGTGGCAAAGTGGTATCATTGGTTCAGTGACGACGAAGGACTGCGTCTTGTCGAACAATCGAAATGA